A window of the Lactuca sativa cultivar Salinas chromosome 5, Lsat_Salinas_v11, whole genome shotgun sequence genome harbors these coding sequences:
- the LOC128126068 gene encoding glycine-rich cell wall structural protein 1.0-like yields the protein MVVMIVVTGVVVVVAVVMVVSDGNGGGNNSSDGGSGGSSGDGGNSGGVGGGGGGGGWLMVVVVVMTTMVVVAAVAMEVVVAAVVVVVGVVVAATIVVVGDGSSGGGSAGGDGDSASGSDDGGGGGKSGGVGGSGGGSGNGGGGEASVGDGEGSGGCGGGGGR from the coding sequence ATGGTAGTAATGATCGTGGTGacgggggtggtggtggtggtggcggtggtaatGGTGGTGAGTGATGGAAATGGTGGTGGCAACAACAGTAGTGATGGTGGTAGCGGTGGAAGTAGTGGTGACGGTGGTAATAGTGGAGGTGTAGGTGGCGGTGGaggtggtggcgggtggttgatggtagtggtggtggtgatgacaaCAATGGTGGTTGTGGCAGCGGTGGCGATGGAAGTAGTGGTGGCggcggtggtagtggtggtgggtgtGGTAGTGGCGGCGACAATAGTAGTTGTGGGAGATGGTAGTAGTGGCGGCGGCAGTGCTGGTGGCGACGGTGATAGTGCTAGTGGTAGCGACGATGGCGGTGGTGGTGGCAAAAGTGGTGGTGTGGGTGGTAGTGGCGGTGGTAGTGGTAACGGTGGTGGTGGCGAGGCTAGTGTTGGTGACGGTGAAGGTAGTGGTggatgtggtggtggtggtggtaggtga